GAATGTAGATTCAAATTGGAATGATGTAGTTGTTAACTAGATGCTATGGATAATCAGTGGATATTGTAATGCTTAAAGGATGAATGATTTAATTGTGGATTTGTTAATTTAAGTTGAGCTACAGATTGAGTTGTGCAATGATAAGAGATTATGGATTAAGTTAAACCTAACAAGATTAATGAGATTGGTTAACTACCAGATTTGGGGTTAGTAATTGAAATGGAATTAGTACATATATTCCTGATCAAATTTGGGTTGAGTTAACTATTTGGTTCATGATGGATGTAGCTAATTAGTTTCTACTTGATTAGTTACGTTATGCGTATtgtgatcacaggacttggatTTCGGGACAAGCGTCTCGGCATGGGAATActggacacgatctacgtataaaggcggatatttcttactttatctctttagtattttgatcctagtgcatgagctttatattcagatagttgctgtatctatcttgactccactcttatttttcctgcgtttgatacttccactcaatctttgagctactcgtttctgtatctatacagtctctcgttgctatcgatgatatttagcagataccagacATCAGGTACTAGACACTGGATATATAGATATCGGACACTAGATACTAGATATTAGATTCTGGATAgatagatactagataccatgtttacttgctttgactgctatctattcatgtttcttattgagcatgctggcttcatgtagcatacctgttttctgtatatatatatacgatgACTGCTGccttattcgcatcatgtcattacatGCATGCCGGCgatcatgtctcccttgtggttgagagggtcattggccagggctgcacactcggccactcatgggtagtggcggctggagcgtgccgcttgtcctgtcgtaccgcactcggccactcatgggtagtggtggctGGAGTTGCGGGCAGCAGGGActcccgtcgcagacgtagctattcagctactatgcaactgtccactcggtcactcgagagtagtggtggctggagtgtcgtacagttgtcatcgatccggactctcgaccatacaggggtcgtggtgcagagaggtgggcggggtaaccatccgtacatacgctgttgttattatatctgctggttgtttacttatactgttgttgcttatctatgttgctgttactagcttatgctgttgttgtttatttatgctgttatgcttacataggttgagattcatacctgtgatatgtgtttagataCTGACTTACTTattgttgacatgtatatacctcacacgatactatgtagttatgagcagtgttagttagagccctagagccaatcatttgatgattgtatggactcattgtatcatattcttgtatattaataaaggcatttgtttggttattatacttatttgtattagtgccaaatagactaagtataatagcgtccttgagtagtaggttcatacctatatcaatcgattagttgaatcgatagtgagatgatatagggaacactactctaaatcattcctagtcgagtattaacattcagggacaatgttaatgtaataagactagcatgtaggtcagctcgatgacttgatctcacaagtcatggatatagagatatcaagctgacacatgggtatacattggagaatgtatactgaatgacccgccatgagaaagtatcatggatcgttatatgagtgtcatatactttctcatgtggctattagtatgactattagtccttagacctgaagtcaccatgaatccctacataaggagttatgtactttggtttcgtcaaacgtcacccgtaattgggtggactataaaggcgattactgggtatgtaacgaattatgcagagggatgtgagtgatgtagatgggatctatccctcctatatgacgggagtgacatcgatattcttgatagagtaagaccacgaagtgtatggccatacccaaatgagtcaatatgagatattgagctcatttgattgagtgagtctacttggagttcaagatttagattggtcagaggatgacacggtctatgcctcacattgatcaatctagatgtctaggatagaaggacacttgtcatatattgtgaggagtcacaattaataatcacaaggtgatgttggatctcaacattcttgtaacttgggtagcaatgatgtattgctagatgtcgctcattgcttatatttctaaaggagtttagaaacattgccaatgttacaagaacctattgggtcacacacaaagaacaagtggatggagattgggttcatatgatgaaccaattggattaagttcatatgatgaaccaagatgattagattcatttgatgaatcaaattggattaagagtaatccaaattgggctaattgagttggactcaagttgattcatgtattcaatgagtctaatttagattatgactcattaaatcaacttaatttaatgaattagattcattatattaagttggcttgaatcaaatggttagattagatcaaccatggaagagatttggtcaagtttgacttgacttgagagggagaggaagagtcaagtttgacttgactaatttccacatcattagtgagatggcaagatgtggaccaatgatgatgctccacatcatcatggtatgccacatcatggaggttacaagcctccattctcattaatgtggtcggccacattaaatgagtaggagttactcatgtggccggccacacaagtgaaTCAATGGGAATGAATTTTGATTCATTgctctcattcatttcatctccttcctctatccattctcttctccctttcctccttcttgaccgagagtttcaagcaaggtgaagaggaatgtgttaaggtccaaagaaaagggtgaagtgaaggtcacaaaggaggacacctagaggagtatgtgagattcttttcctttctctcctttctccctttttcaaatcctacccgagagctctagaaagtgctagcacacttggggctctcttctctatcctttgagtgtgggagacactccttgttcgtgtggatatcactagagaagtatctaccttgatactttggagatccgacatgtaccttggacgagcgggatttgcgagggcacacaccaaaggtataaagtgttttcttttgtagatctactgtagatcgttgtttataactcgtacttgtgttttcgaaatttttccttgcacggttcctacggctttgggtgattcggggtttccgcgacgcgaaaagcgattttcgcggcccgaaaaacccaacaagcagtactgtagcaggactttgctacactttaccttttactactagcctaggatatggtttcaggtatggatatatactttgtttacctagtagtatctgctatttatctttccgagactgtatccttttgtattcctgttctatatgatactcatgcactatctgtctattacccgctgagtctttatactcaccaccccgtgtattggtaatttcaccaggtagcaggtaaagagtttatggagtcgcctggagatcctgtccgccagttccgcgtcacattcgaggacgatactatgattttggttttcattttattgtgagttaaacctttgaatttagcattgtaataattgggctgtggacttgttgttttgtatttggttgttttgtcgaggagtcaagccgggccggctcGCGGTGATTTTTCGTTACTTTATACTTGAtatttttgttttccgctgtgtttgtttttacagtcgtgtgggctgcatattatctgcgtggttgtgatttaatttgcatatgtattatctgttggtgatgtataccggtttcatttgtcactgctacaggggaggtgctgttcGATTTtcatcggacaaccttactctcggggcgtgacagaaGCCTCGATAGAAAtttaactggaaccacaaagtgttgtggatgatgttgttccacaaagagttgaggaacaacaaccagttcaagtagacatacctcttcgcaagtctgatagggtacgtcgtcagcctgagagatactcatttctcttgtctgaccatgatgacgttgtgctcatagaggatgagcctaccacctatcaggaagctgtgatgagaccagattccgagaaatggctagaggccatgagatccgagatggaatccatgtacatcaaccaagtatgtttggttgatccacctgaaggggtaaaacccattgggtgtaagtgggtctttaagggaaagactgacatggatgaacttatctataagggtcgcttggtagctaaaggtttcaagcagattcatggtattgactatgatgaaaccttttctcgagtagcgatgtttaagtccattcggatcatgcttgctattgcagcttaccatgactatgagatatggcagatggatgtcaaaaccgcgtttctaaatgaaaacctacttgaggatgtgtacatgacacaacctgagggttttgtagatccacagcatactagcaaagtatgcaagctgcataagtccatttatggactaaagcaagcttctcagagctggaatcttcgattcgatgatgctatcaaacagtttggtttcatcaagaacgaagatgagccttgtgtctacaagaaggttgtaggggatatagttgtctttctcatattgtatgtggatgacatactgctcattgggaaggacatccctatgcttcagtctgtcaagacctggctagggagttgcttctcaatgaaggacttaggtgaggtatcctgcattctagggatacagatctatagagatagatttaagagattgcttggcctaagtcagagtacatatattgacaaggtactccttcgggatgccatgcagaactccaagaagggatttctaccgatgtcacatggcgtgagtctttcgaagactcaaggtccctcttctagagaggagagagaccgcatggatcagatcccttatgcctcaaccataggatctatcatgtacgccatgctatgtactcgacctgatgtctcgtatgctttgagcatgacgagcagataccagtcagatccgggtgaaagtcactggatagcggtcaagaatattcttaagtacttaagaaggactaaagaatatttcttgatatatggaggcaatgacgagctagctgtaaagggttacagtgatgctagctttcagaccgaccaggatgattatcgatcgcagtcagggttcatattttgcattaatagtGGTGctttgagctggaagagttcgaagcagaacACAGTaattgattctacgacagaggccgagtatattgctgcatcagaggcagcaaaggaggcagtttggatccgcaagttcatcactgaacttggggtggttcccagtatcgctgaccctattgagctctattgtgacaacaatggagctataacacaggcgaaggaacctcgctcacaccagcggaccaaacacatactacagcgcttccatctcattcgagagattatcgagagaggagatgtgaagatatgcagagtacctacagatgcTAACATCGCATATCtcttgaccaaggttttggcacagaggaaacatgatggtcacacaaggtcattggggcttagagcctacactgattggcactagtgctagtgggagattgttagttagagccctagagccaatcatttgatgattgtattatggacttgttgtatcatattcttatataaataaaggcatatgttttggttattatacttacttgtattggtgccaaataaactaagtataatagcgtccttgactagaaggttctcacctatatcaatcggttagttgaaccgatagtgagatgatatagggaacactactcttaatcattcctagtcgagtattgacattcagggacaatgttaatgcaataagactagcatgtaagtcaactcgatgacttgatctcacaagtcatggatatagagatatcaagttgacacatgagtatgcattggagaatgtatactgaatgacccgccatgagaaagtatcatggatcgttatatgagtgtcatatactttctcatgtggctattagtatgactattagtccttagacctgaagtcaccatggatccctacataaggagttatgtactttggtttcgtcaaacgtcactcgtaactgggtggactataaaggcgattactgggtatgtaacgaattatgcagagggatgtgagtgatgtagatgggatctatccctcctatatgacgggagcgatatcgatattcttgatagagtgagaccacgaagtgcatgaccatgcccaaatgagtcaatatgagatattgagctcatttgatttagtgagtcatcttggagatcaagatttagattggttataggatgacacggtctatgcctcatattgatcaatctagatgtctaggatagaaggacacttgtcatatattgtgaggagtcacaattagtagtcacaaggtgatgttggatctcaacattcttgtaacattgggtagtaatgatgtgttgctagataccgctcattacttatgctcctaaatgggtttaggggcattgccaacgttacaagaacctatagggtcacacactaaggacaattagatggagattaagttcatatgatgaaccaagaggattagattcatttgatgaatcaaattggattaagagtaatcctaattgggctaattgagttggacccaagttgattcatgtgttcaatgattcTAATTTAGatcatgactcattgaatcaatttaattaaatgaattagattcattatattaaattggcttgaattaaatggttggattagatcaaccatgagagagattaagtcaagtttgatttgacttggaaggaagatgaagagtcaagtttgacttgactttatgtcacctcattggtgagttgacattgagtgggccaatgatgatgctccacatcatcatggttgcttaagtgggatgccacctcatgggagttaccaagagttgtgactcttggcattccatgggagttacacatgctcttaatgtggccggcacATGAATGGgaggaataagtttcattttgggaatgattctcattcattccatcatcttcttccttgctccatttttcttctctccctctcctcatcttgccgaacctaaCTAAGGTgttagcacactttagtttggtgatctccttcttgtgttcgtgtggatacttctagagggttgtctactttgacaaccttgagatccgacaccattagacgagcgggattcgcgtagggcgcgcatcaaaggtatattctttgtttccctttgtagatctactgtagatcaaggtttagaaactcgtagtTTATTTTAtcttctttgcacggatccggtggctcgggctttcggggttttcgcgacgcgaaaacgcagttttcgtggcccgaaaaacccaacaacaaggtccatgggtggactcctagatcgcccctaggccttAGATCGCCTAGTaataccttaataggttcgggattagctacctcggatcttattaaggatgcgcgcaaaatgGTACAATGCTAGGTCCAaataagtttattattattttcactagttatgtaagataaagttttcaaaattcgttgtttgtcttagtggaagctTTCCTAAGTTTGAGAACTTGAGGTATAAAGTGTAGtattgatgaactctatagtatGACAAGACTTATATTTCCGTTACATGTTTACATTACTAGCATgattttaagttgatgttttatatgaaaaacctatttaaaaatgcatgtcatgtacatataTCTGAATTATacgttttagcgtgaattacagTCAAGTGCAAGTTTTGTGTTTTTACCCAAGCAATTTTGAAAATCATGTTCCCtttttaatgcttgttttgtgagtagatggtactttctaagtattcgcttatagatttgcatttccttatactgcagataaaggtaaaggaaagctcgagtaagaggaGGCAGCAAGATCggtgttttgtgtgtatgtgtgatggaacagtggaagaagatcttggaacttgctaaTGCATGAAAGGTGTTAGATCTTGGTGCTGGTGTATTTCTTATCTCCGCTctgcaaagaaaaaaaaggaaatactACCCAAAGTTGTTTATGATGAATTTATCAGTTTGGCAGTAATTAGAGTGACAAAGAGGGAAGATCTAGGGTCTCCCCAAAGGActtcaagcaatggaagagaaccctaacccaaggatgagtacaaaggggagaacaacgtAACCCCTTttgtagagcagggtgtgacccccacacgacccgtgacatgaccgtgtgggttcacacgaccTCGAAccccttcctctcggccaaggtgacacggccgtgtgggttcaCATGGCCTCGGACCCCTTCTTCTCGGTCAAgatgacacgaccatgtgacctTCACACAGTCGTGCCCTGTGCCAACAGGGAAtgctttacacggccgtgtggcacacacggtcgtgccaaatttTGGCCTCGGCAAGGCTACGCGGCCTGTCATGTTCCTTCTTGGGTAAGGCTACACGACTGGTCATCACCACTTGCCCATGTCATGTTCCTTCTCGGGTAAGGCTACACGGCCAGTCATCACCACATGGCCTTGCCTTGCTCCTTCACGGGTAGGGCTACACGGTCGGTCAAGGCCACACGGCCTAGACTCTCTAGAAGCTTTAGACTCCCTCCCAGCTTCactttgctccaaatcacgtcctatcagtCGAAAaaagttcagagtagatctctgaactgaGCAGtagataatatataaaaaaaagaatTGAAAGAATAACGTCTGTCCTATAAAATAAGGATAGAAGGGTGAGTGTTACAGATCAGGTATGTTGGTCCCACCTCAATGGAGTTAACCTTCCCTTAGGCCAGGTTTAACCCATCTTGACTTTGGAACCACGAGACACGCAGGGACTGATGGAAACCGCCGTATCACTTATCAAATTTTCATTTGCTTTGTCATATCAAGCAACTAGCTAGGATTAGCAGCCACTATGTAGTTTAATTAAcccttcataaaaaaaaattatatatgtaGTTTAACCATATGATGAAACGAGTTTTGGCATTGATCTTCGTTTCTTATTTAATTTCATCTTATTGTGTGTTATAGTAGCGCCAAAAAGTCATACTTTTCATTCAATTCCGAACTTCCAACCGTGTAAGATAATCGCATGCATTACAGGAAGATCACCAAACTGAACATGTAGACATGCAATCATAATAAACCTCCCATTAATTATCAATCATAATAAACCTCCATCACAGAACGCAACCCCAAAGTGGTCATCATTTTGTAGTCCTTAAACCCTGCAGCTGTGAAAATATTCCTCCACTCTGCTTCACATCGTTCCTTACCTGGAGTAGCCCCCATAATATATAAATCGAACAGAAGCTTTGTCTGCTGCATTTTATAATCAGAAGACGACGACGTGCCTTGATCACGATCAATATCATCATATTCTGATTGCTCCATCACCATCTCAATAATTATCACTTTTCCACCTCGCATTTTACAAGGAATTGCCTCTTTGCACCTTTGTAGTATTCTCACGCAGTCCTCGTCGCTCCAGTCATGCAGCACCCACTTAAGCAGGACAGCGTCGGCATGAGGAATAAACTCGAACATGTCTCCGGCGACCACCTCCACCTTCCTCGAGATCGTCATCTCCTGCTGCAGCAATGAGTCCACCACGTGCGGGAGATCAAGCACGACGCACTTCACCTGCGGGAAGGCCTCCGCCACCGCCGCCGCCATCCCGCCTGTGCCCCCTCCGACGTCCACCAACGACGTTAGGCCGCTGAAGATGTGGCCGCCGTGCTCGTCCCCGACGAGCATCTGCGCGACCAGGCGAGTGTCGCAGGCCATCGCCTCGTTCAGCAGAACGTTGAACGCGGGGCTTCGTGCCGCGATCTCGAACGGCGTCGCCGCGTGCTCCGCCTCGAAAGAGGTGGAAACGTCGTCCGGCGAGGTCAACCACCGGCTTAGGCTTTGCCATGGGTTCACTAGCAAAGGGTCGAGCATAAAGCTTAGCAAAGGCGTGAGACTCTCTGTTTGACTCTGCACGAGAAGGGAAGCAGAGATGGGAGTGAGGCCGTAGGCTTCTTCTACTTCGCCGAGCTTTGATCTCGTGAAGAGGCCGGACTGGACGAGGAGGCACATGAGGCGGCGGAAGGGGTCGGTTTTGGCCGGCGGGATGGAGAGTTGGGAGAGGAGAGTAGACAGAGGGATCCCGGGGTGATGGCGATTGCTGGTATTGACTTGGTTGATGACGTCTGCAATTCTGAGGTCGACGGCGCACTTGAGGGCCATGGAGTTGATGTGGGCGAGCGCGGTGTTCAAGAGATGGGCGTGGGCATCCCACAGCAGCTGCTGCTGCTCCTTTTCATCACTATTGCTTTGCTGCTTCGGCGGCAATGATCTCATATTGTTCCTCTCGATCGATGCCGTGCTATGTCTCTTCGTATTTCCTGTCTCCTATATATAAACAAACGTACGTGAATCATATGAAAGGcattttccaagaaaaaaaaacaatgtaTTGATGTGTAATTCACGTTGCGGCATTTTTTTTGttctaataaataaatagataaaacaCCATGCACGTACTCGTGGGATAAAATAGTAAAATTCTAGAGATAGAAACAAAAACATGAATAATTACGAGCCATTTGTAAATTAACTAATATGTGGTTAGTTTGaggaattttctttttaaaaaataaataaaacaaaaaataccACATGGGATACAATAATAATTTCTTTATATTTATAGGTGGAAACTGGAAAATGAAACATGAATGAATATAATATAATCCATTTTAGAAATTAGTATATTATTTTTTAGCTGCAGCAAATGGATATATAGAAACATAATTTGTTGGAACAGACATGGAACGGTCAAAATGGGCATTCAGGCACAAGAACTCTCACGCCGTTCTAAAGttatgataaataacatggtttaATTTGGGATGCCATTCCTAGAGGTGATGATAGCCCAAGAATGGAATGGCTAGAACCGAACAGAGATCTTAATTAATTGATTTAGTACTTTGGATTTCAATTTTTTAAGATCGGACTTTATTTTAATTCCAACCAACgtcttaattaattgattaagaaatgttgaatatcaatttttttactaactttacttttctttccatcttttttaatattttatttatatttgaaaaaaaaatcacatgCATTATCACATGATGTATTTTCCCAGTTTTGTCGATactattgattaattgattaagaagtcTGGGATTACTTTTCATTAACGGATGTCTTGATTAATTACTTAAGAAGCTTTGGATATAATTGTTTattaactttgatttttttttaatcttttaatgTTTTgtctatattttaaaaaataatcacatGCACAgtcatataatattttttttcctaccCATTGTCAATAATACGTCCggcttgattaattgattaagaagtcTTGGACtccaattttttataatttaactttacttttaatgtattgattaattgattaagaagtcTTGAACtccaattttttataatttaactttacttttaatgtattgattaattgattaagaagtcTTGGActccaatttttataatttaactttacttttaatgtattgattaattgattaagaagctTTGAATACCATATTTTTTACTAACTTTGCTTTTTTTCAATGTTTTAGGCTCTATTTATTTAGGAGTAatgtaattaagtttttaatataataaaatttgtaatataatataa
This region of Zingiber officinale cultivar Zhangliang chromosome 9A, Zo_v1.1, whole genome shotgun sequence genomic DNA includes:
- the LOC122021355 gene encoding trans-resveratrol di-O-methyltransferase-like, whose amino-acid sequence is MRSLPPKQQSNSDEKEQQQLLWDAHAHLLNTALAHINSMALKCAVDLRIADVINQVNTSNRHHPGIPLSTLLSQLSIPPAKTDPFRRLMCLLVQSGLFTRSKLGEVEEAYGLTPISASLLVQSQTESLTPLLSFMLDPLLVNPWQSLSRWLTSPDDVSTSFEAEHAATPFEIAARSPAFNVLLNEAMACDTRLVAQMLVGDEHGGHIFSGLTSLVDVGGGTGGMAAAVAEAFPQVKCVVLDLPHVVDSLLQQEMTISRKVEVVAGDMFEFIPHADAVLLKWVLHDWSDEDCVRILQRCKEAIPCKMRGGKVIIIEMVMEQSEYDDIDRDQGTSSSSDYKMQQTKLLFDLYIMGATPGKERCEAEWRNIFTAAGFKDYKMMTTLGLRSVMEVYYD